The nucleotide window AGCTGACCGAGATGAACTGCGAGGTGGTGGGCAAGCATGCCAAGCGGGTGGCGGCTTTCAGCCGCGAGATCGGACGCCGCCTGGGGATGAGCAACCCCGAGTTGCTTCAGCTCGAGGCGGCCGCCATGCTGCACGGCATCGGCACGGTGGGGCTCAGCGCCAGCCTTCTGGCCAAGCCGCGCAGCGCCCTGGCCACCCAGGAGAAAGAACTGCTGGATTCCGATTCCCTGCGCGGCGAGGCCGTGATCAGCATGATGCCCAACCTGGCCCCGGCGGCGCTGTATGTCCGCCACATGCACGAGCTGTTCAACGGCCAGGGCTATCCCGAGCACCTCAAGGGCGACCGTATCCCTCTGGGCTCCAGGATCATCACCGCGGTGGACGTGTACGATACGCAGCTCAACCTTCGGGAGAACGACAAGGCGGTGGAGCCGCTGAACGCACTGCAGCACCTTAAGGACCGCAGCCCGGCGTTCTACGATCCGCAGGTGGTTTCCATGATGGAGGAATGCCTGACCGAGGATCAGTGGCAAAGTCTGGGCGCGGATGAGATCGAGGTGCGCCTGAACGACCTGCGCTCCGGTATGGTCCTTTCACGGGACGTGATCACCACCGGCGGCACCCTGCTCCTGTCCCGGGACGTGGAGCTCAAGGTGGAGGATATCGCCCGGATCAAGGCTTTCATGGACAACAACCCGTTCCTGTCCTCGATCTTTATCCATCGCAAGAAATAGAATCGGGAACAGGATAATCAGTCCGGTACGCAGAGTCACAAACGACGGCCCGGCCGCTGCTGGCCGGGCCGCAACACGCCTGGGGCCCCTCCGCCGCGCCTTGTTTCCGACGGCGCGGATTCCTCCGGCCCCTCCGCCTCCCCGTGTGGTGAAATCCGCATTCGACCCTGTAATAAAAAACAGTTGCATAAAAATAGCGCTCTGTGTATTCCTTGGCATCGGAAACAACATAGTTCTCTTGATCCGGTTAGTGCTGGATTTCCGTCTCGATCGGAGGACAGACCGTTTACCGCTTCCGCTTGTCACGCACCCTCCGCTCGAACGACCCTGTTTCCAGTCCGGTGTAAAGTGGCGCGATTATTGCTTTTCCTGTCCTGATATCGGTCCTTTCGCCTGAACCTGCGACTGCCCGGGACATGCCATGTACCGCTTGAGGAACAACCCATCGCCAGGCCGGCGGCAGACCATCCTGCTGTTTCTCTTCGCTTTCCTGTTTCCCGGCTTGCGGGTCTGGGCCGGCGATCCGGCGCAGTGGCGGTTTTTCCAGGCGCCCCAGGGGGCCGAGGAATCCTGGACCAGCCATGTCAGCGTGGGGCCTGGCAACCGCATCTGGGTCGCACACGGCTCCACCCGCACCGCCAGTTGGCTGGACGGCTGGCCGGACGCGGAGGGCCGTCTCCTCTCCAGGATCCCCTCTCCCGGTCAGATCAGCAAGATTCGGGAAAGTCCGCAGGGACAGATCTGGGCCATGAGCGAGAAAGGTCTCCAGCTTTTCCGTGACGGTCAGTGGGTTAACCTCGGGATCGAGATAGAAGACTCCCTGGACGTGTTCGGCCAGCCCATCAGAATCGTGCCTTTCCTGCCGGTGGAAAAAGACCGCGTCTTTTGCCTGTACAAAAAATGTCTGCTTCTTTTCGACGCCGCCCGGGGCCGGAAGGAGCAAACGGTCCTGGCCGAACGGACCGGGCTGGGCGATTTCATCGATCTGGCCGGCGCCCGTGACGGCGGGATGTGGATCACCGGCGAGAGAGGCGTGTCCCTGTTCCGGCGCGCCGCTGGTGCGGACAGCGCCTCCTGGCGCGAGTTCAAGCCTCCGTGGCCGTGGTACGTCTTTTTCAAGTCTCCGGTGGAGGGCCGACAGGGGGAGCTGTTCCTGGTGGCAGAGGACAACCGCAGCCGCCGGAGGGACCTGCTCGTATATGACCACGGGCGCTGGCAGGTCAAGACCGGGCACACTGGCTCGGTGCTGCGCGGCTGGCCAGGCCTGGATGACAGCTACTGGGTGATCAAGGAGGAAGGCACCCTGTACTGGATCAAGCCGGGGAAGGGTGAGTCCAGGCAGGATACGGGCGTGCTGTCGGGAGAGATATTCAACGAACTGGCCCAGGAGGACAACGGCGTGTTCTGGCTGGCCACCAGCCGCGGCCTGGCCCGTCATACCCCACCGCTCTGGCGTTCGCCGGCCGGGTTCCCCGCCGAGGGGCTGAACTGGTGTCATAAACTATACGAAGACAGCCGGGGACGGATCTGGCTGGCCGTCGAGCGGTCGATCCTGGTGCGCGACTCCACGCACTGGCAAAGTTACGAGATGCCTGCGAACATCCGCATCTGGGACCACATGGGCATGAGCTTTTTCTCGGTCAGCGGCGGGCGGATCGGAGTTTTTTACGCCGCCGGGACCGGTTGCTACCTGATCCGGCCGTCGGGACTCGAAAAGATCACCTCCCTGGATTATCCCGACGGGGCAAAGGGGATGAAATTCTATTCTCTGGCCGCTCCCGGCCGGGATGACAAAGTCTGGCTGACCACCGGCAGCGACAGCGATCCCGGCGCCATAAGCGTGAAGCTTTACGACGGCCGGGAACTGAAAACGGTTTTCGAGACGCAGACGCTTTCTGAGATCACCTCCATCCTCGAAACCTCGAACGGCAACCTCTGGATCAGCTCTGTCTTTCGCGGCCGGGGACTCAGCCTGTTCAAGGACGGCAAGCTCCGGCATATCGGACCGGAAGAGGGCTACACCGGCCAGGGCGGGGTGTTCTGCCTGCACGAGTTCGAGGACGGGACGCTCTGGGCCGGGGGAAGGAACGAAATCTACGAGTACGACGGCCACCGCTGGTCGCTCGTGCGCGACTGGGGCCTGGACAATGTCTACTCCATAGGCGGGCGCGCCGGCGGCAGCCGCTGGGTCGCCTCGACCACCGGGGTGCACCGGTTCCACGACGGGGTCTGGGTCACTTACACCGAGGCGGACGGGCTGCCCAGCACCTCCGCCAACTTTGTGATCGAGGACAGCCGGGGCACGGTTTGGGCCGCCACTACACAAGGGGTGAGCTGTTTCCATCCCGAGGCGGACGCCGACCCGCCCGAGACCCTGATCCAGCCGGGGGACAACCTGGCCGAGGTGCCGCCCTCCGGACAGGCCCGCCTGGTGTTTTCGGCCGTGGACAAGTGGAATTTCACCCAGCCGGAGCGGCTGTTTTTCTCCTGGCGGCTGGACAGCGGAGAGTGGTCGCCCTACCAGACCAACCGCCTGGCCTGGCTGAGCGGTCTGTCGTACGGGCGTCACTCTTTCGAGGTCCGGGCGATGGATGTCAATTTCAACAGCGACCCCTACCCGGCGCATTTCGATTTCACGGTCCTGCTGCCCTGGTACCGGGAAACCGGGTTCCTGGTGATAATGTCGATCTCGGGCTGTGTCATCCTGGTGCTGCTGGGCTACGCCCTGCACCGTCATTTCACCCTGGAGCGTCTGGTCGGTGAGCGCACGGACGCCCTGCAGCGGACCAACATCCGTCTGCTGCGCTCGCTGCGCCACGAGCGCCTGCTGGCCAACATCGCCTCGCTGTTCAATTCCGGGGAGGGTTTCCACGAGAACGTGGACCCCCTGCTGGCGCTGATCGGCGAGGGGATCGAGGTCGTGGCGGTAAAGCTGTTCGAGCGCGAGGCCGGGGGAGAGTACCGTAATATCGGGGCCTGGAGCACCGACAGCGGCTCCGGTCCGCGCTCCAGTATCCGGAACCGCTCGAAGACGATTCTGAAAAGTCTCCGGGACAGGCTCGACCAGGGACAGTCCTATGCCTTTACCGGCCTGGAGGAACTAAAACGGGGCGACCGGGGTTTCTTCCAGCGCGAGGGGATAGAGGCCGCCTATGTCCTGCCGGTCCGGACCGATGAGCGGGTGCTGGGCTGTATCTGTTTCTGCCAGAACAGCCGCTATTTCTGGAGCGAGGATGAAAGGAAGCTCTTTGAGGCCATCACCGGGATGCTGGCCACGATCTGGGAGCGCCACCGCTACCAGATGGCCAGCCTGGCCGCGGAAAATAAGCACGCCGAGGCCCTGCAGACCATCGAGCAGGCCAGCCGCGTGGCCTCGATCGGGGTCATCTCGGCCGGGATCACCCACGAGATCAACCAGCCCCTGAACAACATCAAGGTGATCGCGGACATAATCCTGTTCTGGAGCCGCAAGGACCGGGACAGCCTGCCGGAGAGATACCACCGCTGGCTGCTGAACATCTCCGAGAACGTGAAAAGGATTTCCGAGATCGTGCAGCAGATGCGCTCCTACTGGGTCTCCCGCTACGAAACCAATTGCGAGCCCCTCGAACTCAACGCCGTGGTGCGCGGCGCACTTCCGCTCATCCAGAAAAAGCTGGCCTCGCACAGTGTCACTCTGGAACTACTGGAGCAGGGCGCCGGACGCTCCATCTCGGCCAACCGGATGAACCTGGAACAGATCGTGCTGAATATCCTGATCAACTCTGTCCACGCCCTGGACAACATCACGGACCGGGAGCGCAAAATAACAATTCTGATAGCGGGCAGCGACAAGTCAGCCCGTCTGGAAATCAGCGACAACGGGCCCGGCATTCCGGAGGCCGATATCGGCCGGATTTTCGACCCCTTCTACTCCACCAAAGCCCCGGAGCTGGGGATGGGGCTGGGTCTGGCCATAGTCAAGCGCTTCGTCGAGGAGTTCGGCGGGCGCATCCGGGCCGAGAACCTTCCCGACTGCGGCGTGCGTTTCGTCATGGAATTCCCCTGTCTGGAACCGGCCCCTGCCCGAGGATGAGCCATGGATATACTGTATGTGGATGACGAGCCGCAGGGACGCGAGGTGGTGGCCGAGCATATCGAACGCCTGTTAGGCCACCGGATAGTGCAGTGCGATGACGGGGCCCGGGCCCTGGAATGTTACTGTGAACGGGCTTTCCCCATGGTGCTCACCGACATCCGTATGCCCGGGCTGGATGGGATCGAGCTGCTGCGCCGGATCAAGGACCTGCCCGAGGGCGGCCGGACCGACGTGGTGCTGATAACGGCCCACGGCGACATGTCCACGGCCATCGCGGCCCTGCGCGCCGGGGCCTACGACTACCTGCAGAAACCGATCGAGATCGAGGAACTGGTGGCGGTGATCGGCCGGGTGGCCGAGCACCAGGCCCTGCTGCGGGAAAACCGGGTCCTGACCGAGCATTTCGACGAGAAAGTGGCCGAGGTCGTGCGCCAGACCACGGATTACCTGAGGCAGGCCAGCCTGTGCGAGGTGGCCGGGCTGGGCCAGATCGGCGTGTTCTCGGAGCGTATGAAAGAGTTGCTCACCCTGGCGCGGCGCTACGGCCAGGACCGCACGATGCCGGTGCTGATCGAGGGTGAGACCGGCACGGGCAAGGAGATCATCGCCCGGATCATCCACCACGAGGGCAACGTTTCGGACGCGCCGTTCGTGGCGATCAACTGCCCGGCCATCTCAGCCGGACTGTTCGAGAGCGAGCTGTTCGGCTACGAGAGCGGCGCGTTCACCGGGGCACGCAAGGCCGGCCAGCTCGGCAAGTTCGAGTTCTCCGGAGTCGGCACGGTCTTCCTGGACGAGATCGGCGACCTGCCCATGGAGATGCAACCCAAGCTGCTGCGGGTGCTTCAGGAACGGACTTTCTACCGGGTGGGCGGCCTGCGCCGGGTCGAACTCAGGGCCAAGGTGATCTGCGCCACCAACCAGAACCTGGCGTCCCTGGTCGGGCAGGGGCAGTTCCGGGAGGACCTGTTCTACCGGCTGAATATCGGCAAGATCACCATTCCGCCCCTCCGGGAGCGGCCGGAGGAAATACTGCCCCTGGCCCGGATGTTCCTGGCCCGGTCCGCCACCGCCCGCAAGCGCGAGTTCCGCGACCTGAGCGAACGGACCGAAAAGCTGCTGCTCGGCTACGCCTGGCCGGGCAACGTGCGCGAGCTCAAAAATGTCATCGAGCGGGCGGTGCTTCTGTACGATGGGCCCCGCCTGGAACCGGAGCACCTGGCTTTCGACCGCTCGGGCCAGAGGGCCGGCGCCGCGGTGGCCGAGGCCGCCGGCGATGGAGATTTGGTGATCCCGCTCTCCGGCTCGCATCTGGACATCGACCAGGTGGAGGCGCAGGTGCTCAGGGAAGTGCTGGCCAAGTTCAAGGGCAACAAATCACAGGCCTCGGCCTTTCTCGGGATCACCCCCAGTTCGCTCCGCCGCAAGCTGAGAAGACTGTCCGTCCCTGACTCTTTTTAATCCCCTTTCCAGCCTCTAAAAATTCCCCGCATAGTGCAGATTGACCCGGGTCAATCTGCACCGGTAGTGAGTATTGCTCCCCCCCTAAAGCGTCATTTCCAACTCCGCCGATTCCCTAAACTCCTGCCAGCAATACAGGAACCCATGCGCGCTTTTTCTGGTTCGGTTTTTGTCAATAGCGCAATCAACCTCCCGCGACAGAAAAAGTGACAGAACAGGAAAACTGATTCATGCCCGTGAAAAAAAGCCGGGAAACGATCCTGATCGTGGATGACGATCTGGCTTTCGCGCGCAAGGTCAGCGATTCGCTCTCCCTGCTGGGCCTGGAGGTCATGGTGACCAACGACCCGCTGGCCGCGCTCGAGATCCTGGACTCTTTCTCTTTCGAGCTGGTCATCGCCGGTTGCGGCATGGCCAAGCTGTCCGGCCTGGAGGTGCTGAGCCGGGTCCGGGAGCGCCATCCCGCGCTTCCGGTCTACCTTATCTGCGCCAACCCGGACCAGCGTGTCCGGGAGGATTGCCTGGCGCGCGGGGCGGCGGGTTTCTATCTCAAGCCCCTGGATTTCGAACAGATGCTCCTGTCGGTCTACCGTCAGGAGTACGCCCGTCTGGACTGAGCACGGCCCGGGCGGGGCACCCGGAGTCCTCCCAGCGGGAGGGTGCTTCCGTAGCCCAATCGTAACTGCTGCAACATAATCGCACTCCTCACCCTGACGGTTAGCGGGACTGTCAGGGCGGAGTCCACCGGCCTGGGCCCGGGGGAAGCCGGGGCATTTCCGGCTCCGGGCCAGGCCCGGTGGATACTCTCACCCGAAAGGAGGCGGCCTATTCCATACCTGGTTAACCGGTTTCAGAGCTGAAAGGTTCGTTGCATCAACCGGTAACTCTCAAACTGAAGAACCAACCGCAGTGACAGGTTCTTCTCTGGAGGGCGATTTATGTTGAAATCAGGAAGCAGACTTGCTCTTGCCACGCTTGCAGTCCTGCTGGTTATGTGCGTGAGCGCCCTGGCCCAGCTCAACACCTCGAAGGTCGAGGGTGTGGTCAGGGACAAGGAAACCGGCCAGCCGCTGGCCGGGGCACAGGTGATGATCGAGGGCACCCGGCTGGGGAACGTGACCAACGCCGACGGTTACTATTTCATCCTGAACATCCCGCCCGGACGGCGCTCGATCACATTTACCTACACCGGCTACCAGAAAACCACTATTTCCAACCAGCTTATCCTGGCCGGCCAGACCGTGACCGTGAACGCCACTCTCAGCTCCAGTGTGGTGGAGCTTGGCGGGATCACCATCGAGGGCGAATCCGAGGTGCTGGTGCCCAGGGATAACACAGTCTCCAAACAGCGTATTACCGCCGCGAGTATCTCCGAGACCCCGACCAGCAGCCTGGACCAGCTGATGCTGCTCGAGGCCGGCGTGCAGACCGGCGGACCGGGGGCCATGGCCCGCGGCATGCGCATCCGCGGCGGCCGCCTGGGGAACGAGGTGATGGTGGTGGACGGCGTCGCGGTGCGCAACTATACCGCCGACCCGTTCAAGGAGGGCCTGGGCTGGGCCTGGAACCAGGAGTTCGCCGCTCTGAGCGAGGATGTCAGCCCGCTGGATATTTCGACCCAGGCCGTGGAGCAGGTGGATATCATCACCGGCGGTTTCCAGGCCGAGTACGGCAACGCCCAGTCCGGCATCATCAATGTCGTGACCAAGGAGGGTGGCGCGGACTGGGTCGGCAACACGCGTTTCACCACGGATGAGGTCAACCCCCGCACCGCCGATTACGGCTACAACCAGCTCACCGCCAGCCTGGGCGGGCCGATTCCCGGTGTCAAGAACCTTTACATACAGGGCTCCGGCGAGATCCAGGGCCAGGCCGACCGTAATCCGACCCACGCCGATGAGGGTTTCCGCGGGGTGAACCAGCGTTTCGTGGACATCCTGAACGAGTCGGTGCGCAACGACCCGATACTCGGCAGTCAGGAGCCGGCGTACACCCTCGACATGCTGAAGCGCGGAACGGAATTCTATGCCTCCAAGACCGGCGGCAACGCCTCGCTGTTCACTCCGGGCAACCCAGTGCGCGTGTCGGACAACTGGGGTGACCGAACCCTGACCTCGAGCAAGCTCACCTACTACCCGATCAAGGGAGTAAAGCTCCTGGGGTCGTACAATTTCTCGCGTATCCAGAACAGTTTCCCTTCTCAGTACGCGGGTTACGGAAGTTATTTCATGAACGGGATCGCCACGGAAAAGGAATTACCCCACAGGGACTGGTCCACCGCCAACGGCGACTGGAAGGATGCGGACGGTCTGTGGACCTGCTACGTCCCTATGGCCTATGCCCGCCGGACCCGCACCTCCAACCTGCTGGCAGGCTTTGACTGGGATTTCCTGCAGAGCTCTCAGCGCAACGCCAGCCTTCAGTTCCGCTTCACCCGGATGCGGACCCAGGATATCAACAGCTCCAGCCTCAAGGACAACTATTTCCGCTCCGATCACACCACTTTCGGCGGCTGGTCCATGCACGACATCCCCTTCGAGGTGGAGACATTCCCGGGCCGGAATTTCCCGGTGGACGGCTCGGCGGAAGCCTTTCTGTACTATCCGGACGGTTCGTCGGGGCGCTGGATGACCACTTGGTACTTCAATACGCCTTTCGCGCTGGCAACGTCCGAGACCTTCTATTACCTGTCCTATTTCTACTCGCGGGAGTTCCAGAACAACTACAAAGCCGACCTCGATTTCCAGCTCAACCGTCAGAATCGCGCCAAGATGGGGATCCAGTTCTCGGATTTCTCGAACAACAAGTACCAGACCAACCCGATGAGTCAGCAGCGTAACCTGGACAACGAGTTCAATTACTCGCCGAATGTGATGGGCCTTTACCTTCAGAACCGGACCGACCTCGGCGATTTCGTTCTCAATTACGGCGTCCGTTACGACCGGTTCAATCCGGTCAACAACTGGGGTTTCCGCAACGGGGACGATTACGGCGACTTTTTCAAGACCAGGGTGATCGATGAATGGTCGCCGCGTTTCGACGTGGGTTTCCCGGTGACTGACAAGGCCCAGCTCCGTTTCTCTTACGGCGTGTTCACCCAGTTGCCCAGCTTTGCCTATATCTTCAGCGGCAGTAACCCCGGCGGTCTGGGGTACTCGCGCACGGACGCTTTCGAGGCCGGCCTGAGCTACCTGATCGGCGAGAACATCGTTCTGGACGTGGTCTCCTACTACCGCGACATCCTGGGCGATGTATC belongs to bacterium and includes:
- a CDS encoding response regulator, coding for MSLQKPGGQGQQYKILLVDDEENILSSLRRLLRKENLDVHDTTSPEEALRLLSLNEYAVLVSDHRMPGMTGTQLMKMACKTSPETVRIILTGYADAQSSIEAINKGAVSRYLLKPWNEIELRVAVRQAVAQYRLVQEKKELENITNDLNKELQSLAVELETKVEERTREVSTLNRQLESSLLASIRMLAELTEMNCEVVGKHAKRVAAFSREIGRRLGMSNPELLQLEAAAMLHGIGTVGLSASLLAKPRSALATQEKELLDSDSLRGEAVISMMPNLAPAALYVRHMHELFNGQGYPEHLKGDRIPLGSRIITAVDVYDTQLNLRENDKAVEPLNALQHLKDRSPAFYDPQVVSMMEECLTEDQWQSLGADEIEVRLNDLRSGMVLSRDVITTGGTLLLSRDVELKVEDIARIKAFMDNNPFLSSIFIHRKK
- a CDS encoding sigma-54 dependent transcriptional regulator gives rise to the protein MKELLTLARRYGQDRTMPVLIEGETGTGKEIIARIIHHEGNVSDAPFVAINCPAISAGLFESELFGYESGAFTGARKAGQLGKFEFSGVGTVFLDEIGDLPMEMQPKLLRVLQERTFYRVGGLRRVELRAKVICATNQNLASLVGQGQFREDLFYRLNIGKITIPPLRERPEEILPLARMFLARSATARKREFRDLSERTEKLLLGYAWPGNVRELKNVIERAVLLYDGPRLEPEHLAFDRSGQRAGAAVAEAAGDGDLVIPLSGSHLDIDQVEAQVLREVLAKFKGNKSQASAFLGITPSSLRRKLRRLSVPDSF
- a CDS encoding response regulator, whose amino-acid sequence is MPVKKSRETILIVDDDLAFARKVSDSLSLLGLEVMVTNDPLAALEILDSFSFELVIAGCGMAKLSGLEVLSRVRERHPALPVYLICANPDQRVREDCLARGAAGFYLKPLDFEQMLLSVYRQEYARLD
- a CDS encoding TonB-dependent receptor, with the translated sequence MLKSGSRLALATLAVLLVMCVSALAQLNTSKVEGVVRDKETGQPLAGAQVMIEGTRLGNVTNADGYYFILNIPPGRRSITFTYTGYQKTTISNQLILAGQTVTVNATLSSSVVELGGITIEGESEVLVPRDNTVSKQRITAASISETPTSSLDQLMLLEAGVQTGGPGAMARGMRIRGGRLGNEVMVVDGVAVRNYTADPFKEGLGWAWNQEFAALSEDVSPLDISTQAVEQVDIITGGFQAEYGNAQSGIINVVTKEGGADWVGNTRFTTDEVNPRTADYGYNQLTASLGGPIPGVKNLYIQGSGEIQGQADRNPTHADEGFRGVNQRFVDILNESVRNDPILGSQEPAYTLDMLKRGTEFYASKTGGNASLFTPGNPVRVSDNWGDRTLTSSKLTYYPIKGVKLLGSYNFSRIQNSFPSQYAGYGSYFMNGIATEKELPHRDWSTANGDWKDADGLWTCYVPMAYARRTRTSNLLAGFDWDFLQSSQRNASLQFRFTRMRTQDINSSSLKDNYFRSDHTTFGGWSMHDIPFEVETFPGRNFPVDGSAEAFLYYPDGSSGRWMTTWYFNTPFALATSETFYYLSYFYSREFQNNYKADLDFQLNRQNRAKMGIQFSDFSNNKYQTNPMSQQRNLDNEFNYSPNVMGLYLQNRTDLGDFVLNYGVRYDRFNPVNNWGFRNGDDYGDFFKTRVIDEWSPRFDVGFPVTDKAQLRFSYGVFTQLPSFAYIFSGSNPGGLGYSRTDAFEAGLSYLIGENIVLDVVSYYRDILGDVSTKTFFRDFYAAHEGVHYRYNTTGYTNRDNGNIKGMDLTLRKRFANNFAFDAIYTLQFSRTTGSSYGSTSEWGSFLDPATGEAYSPPDEIRPIDGDVTHKATFNLNYLFPRDFRSGTLAGNILKDFRIYSVLTLMSGPPAFDLVRSGGGTSSRNNADDVTWLTRRNGRPIGGVNYFRTRWDYNLDLRLSKSLSLTGKKRFNVFVEVFNALNNKLHTPYPSGYGYTSSYYRPNGGEEMVWSESLNNLQKGWFKNDYNQDGVLSLEEQAKGVIANAAMNEIMDKTQWGSARQIRSGVEFSF